The following nucleotide sequence is from Scyliorhinus torazame isolate Kashiwa2021f chromosome 4, sScyTor2.1, whole genome shotgun sequence.
agggcaatcgcctcgagcaggaggaccagttacaacccctggggtaatggacatgtagagagggagaacggaacggtctggaagaccgtcctactggccctacggtccaggaacttaccagtctcccgctggcaagaagtcctcccggatgccctccactccatccggtcactgctttgtacgaccaccaatcagacacctcacgaaagtctcctggtcttccccaggaagtcctcctcgggacctcgctcccaacctggctggcagcacccagacccatcctgctccgaaaacacgtgcgggcgcacaagtcggacccgttggtcgagagggtccatctgctccatgcttaccccCAGTACGCCcacatggcataccccgacggccgataagatacggtctccctacgggacctggcgcctaccgtaactccacgcacattccagccgccagtcccacccaccagtgcaccttacaggaggatcggtccttccgccggccccgtctaggcccccacacccaccgacgcaccccgcaggcgctcccttcccaggtcaaccgttttccccaccagctccATCTcgtggtgccgaagctgccatggagatcgaagccacgttcccggagtcacagacgcccgagcctctaccggagtcaccaccgaagctccgacgatcacagaggacgactgaTTGCTTCCTTTTAAATTGTGAACTGTAAATTTAAaacatcaattgtaaatagctatcagaattgtaaatagttacaaaatgctgtacggaggtattacggtacctccataactaattctatcacgttgccatgtttgtagtatcaggccaccacccccgccagactcttttttaacaaggggtgaatgtggtagtagaggtattacggtacctgataggctggagcaccattggtggaaactgtatgctttctattggttaagatgtatggtagctccgccctgctaggcggggtataagagcccgtgccgccccagcagccttcattctgtacctgagctgctggaggaaacatctcgcttattaaagccttctgttggactacaacctcgctttagtggtcattgactgTGCATCGaacgcaaagtgccattgaatagcagggtgtttTTTTGGCACTGCAGGGGGAAACACCCCACTGGACCTACCCTTCAAAGGACTTTAATTGGAATTTGCTGAATCGTGGCCAATATATTTAACATTGATGTGGTTCAAAAGCTGCCATAGTTTCAAAGGGCATCAGAACATTGGTTGTGTGCTTCAAAGAGCAGAGGAAAAAATATCCCTTCAACTGTGCTTTCTACTTGAATCTTGGCCAATCCTCTCCTTATAATTACAACTTGGGAGAAACATATACCTCAGGGGGTGACCGTCAACTCATTGGAAAATATTTTCAGCTGTCTAGCATTCTCTAACCATAGGTGACAGAAAAAGAACAGAAATATTGCACAGCATGgcggagatgagatcagccatgatcatattgaatggctgggcaggctcaaggggatgaattgcctactcctgctcttcaTTCTTATGTTATGTTCCAGGTTAATCATGACATCGAGGTCAATTCATGTTACgctaatgatgcactttcagagtATATGGAATTTAGCAGTGAACACCCTTTTCAGTGAAAAGGACCCCATGTATCCAAAGAGTCCTGATTCTGTTGCACCTAACATTTGTGCCAATTTATATTTACAAAAAAGACAAGAGGATTCAAATTATGCTGTGAAAATATACAATTTTATTTCCTTAGCAGCTGCCAGTCAAGACTGCGGAATAATTATCTAACCAGTGCAAATAATCAGAGCAAAATATTAAATCATTTCAGCAACTAGCTTCATCCAGTGGGTGTCTCGATTGTACATTTTGTGATTAAGATTTGCAAACAGCCTTGCTATAATGCCATAACGAGAGACGTTGGACATCTTACAAGTGCCCAACATTTCAGTATGTAATTTGAGGGAGTTGTTCTTAAAAATCAATCAATATTCCTATTTATGAAAGCCATTTAATAATTATTTGGCCAATAATGAATAAAAACAAAGACttttaagatttaaaaaaaataagccaAAACAAGAGTTCTGAGAATTTATACCAAATTACAGATGGTGACTAATGTCGTTATCACAGGTAACAAAATCAGAAAGGCCTTTTCTGACTGTAACTCTATATCTCCTCAACTGTTTGTATTTTCAGTTACAACACAGTGTAAAACAATTCATGTGTATCATAGATATATCTCATGGGAGCCGCACAGAACACATAAACCAATAAGAAACGGTGACTTTCACAGACCAATAAAAATTTACAGTACTGGAGAAGGACAATTCCACTCTCCATGTTTGTGTGAGCTCGTGGCTAGAGCAGCCCATTCCCATTGCCCAATCTCGCCTCACCAtcctttaaaacaaaaacaaaatttagaatacccaattaattttttccaattaaggggcaatttagcgtggccaatccacctaccttgcacatcttcatgttgtgggggtgaaacccacgcaaacacgaggagaatgtgcaaactccacagggacagtgacccagagccgggatcgaacctgggacctcggcgccgtgaggcaacagggctacccCACTGTGCCGCCATCTCCTCACAATCCTATGGTATTTTCCCACTTTGGACAAAATGTTCTCTACCTCAACTGCTTTCAGTGGCAAAGCATCCCTCCTTCGAACAAcgccattaaaaaaaacatttctgcTTTCCTCTCTGCTCACTCTTTTAGTCACAGTTTTAAATTCACGATCCCTTCTTTACTGTTTCCTCAACCAGAGAAAAATCATCTTTTTGTGATCCAGACTTTTCTGGATTTTTTAAGCCTCCTTTAAATCCTCTCTAATTCAATGGAAAAATCCAAATATATCAACCACAGATTCTCAACCTTAGTACCAATCTGCTGAATCTATAAGACAAATGCACAGCACTTTTCCATCATCAGTGCCACCTGCTTTCTTTACAGTACCACAACTGTTCTGTTGGGCTGGGCTGTTGGCCAACTGAGTTTAGAGCACACAGCCACAAGAGTTGATACTGTTGAACATAAACATGAAACGTTGTGCCAAATGAGAGATCTCCCCTCCCCGTGTACTCTTTTTCCATTCCTGAGTTACTGTTATGGTTAGGCATAATTAATATAAGATTTGTATTTATTTCAAACTTTTACTGTTAATCCTAATTTAATAATTtcacaaattattatttttttaaattttattaatttacaggatgtgggcattgctggttagaccagcgtttattgcccacccctaatagcccttcagaaggtggtagagagctgcgttcttgaaccgctgcactatCGCAGGTGTAgaaacacccactgtgctgctagggaaggaattccaggattttgccccagcgacagtgaaagaacagcgatatatttccaaactgAGGtgatgggtgacttggaggggaacctctagatgGTGAGGTTCCCTGGTTCTGATggtcttgtccttctacatggctgtggtcatgggtttggaaggtgctgtccaaggatccttggagagttactgcagtgcatcttgtagatggtacatacagctgccactgttcatcagtgatggagggtttgaattattgtggaagggggaacaatcaaacaggctgcttcatcctggattgtgtcaaatttcttgagtgttgctgatgctgcactcatccaggcaagtggagagttattATGATAGTTTTCTGGGATACAAACTGAAAGACTAGAATTTTAGGCTGCATGAAAACCTCATGGAATAGCAATGAAGGTAACTTCTTGGAATAGCAATGAAGGAGAGGGTCCTTGAGAGGGCGTAGTGATTTGAAATGGTTCGAATGATGGAGAATGTTACTTACAAGgttaggttggataggctggggttgagtGGAAAATTGGTGGGAGTGTACAAGAGCATGACAGTGCTTAGATAAAGCAGACAGGAAAAGCTCTTCCCTGATTTTACAACAACCAGGAGACACAGATTTAGGACTTTAGGCAAGAGATTCAGGGGGAATTTTAAAGAACTTTTAACTCAATGAGTGACAATGACTTGGATCTCACTGCCCATGAGTGTGTTGATGCAGAATGAATCAATCATTTCAAAAGGAAATGCAGGTGGACACTTGAAGGGATTAAGCTTGCAGGTCCACAGGGACGGAGCAGGGTGAGGGATTGAATGGGTCACTCCATGGGGAGCTGGCATGaaattgatggactgaatggttgcttTCTGTTCTGTAAATGACAATAAATCATCTGAAGTAAATGTATTATAGCTTATGAATCTACGCTATGTCCTTGAAATATGCAAAGACCATATAAAAGGTCACGGCTGTTTAACTGTGTACACTAGGAAGAGTAACAATGGACAGGCTGCTGTCGAAGCTGACAGGAGGAAGGTGCAATGGAAAAGCCCGGTGGTATCTCTGGTTCACCTGATTATGACTGAGTGATAGACTGACTTTCATCTCACAAAATATAGCGGGTACAACAACCCAGGGAAATCCGGTGCATGTAGATTACGTCTGCTGGTGTGAACTAATAGAAAGCTTTGGTCTAGCAGTGCCCAGTCTTGGCAAGATTCTGCCATGACACCGAGTACAAACATGTGTCCATCCATGGACCGTTAGTTTGAGATGTATGTAACATTGTTGGATGCTGCCAAGTGAAGGTGACATGCCTCTCAATATCTCCCACCTCTCCACAGGGATGGAGGGAGGAATAATTGGAGAAAATGATCTCtcattgccaaattgcaacagttgGGTGGTAATAAATGAAAGAAAATTATTGAAACATTTTCTCGACAATTTGAGCAGTATTGAGGGATATGATATTTCCTTGGCAACGAGACTAATCAGGTGGACAGCAATGGCCCTTTCCGTTGTTGTACATTGATACTTGTAGCTGCAGCACTGGCAGAGTCCTGGTCACCAGGATGTAAAGAGATAATCAGAAATAGGAGGAGAACATTTTTCAGACGTCAAACACAATGCAGGATATCATTTCAGTTAATAGTTCACTGGCCAGAGCAGTAAGGTACTCAAGGAGAGTGATCAATTTAATTTCCTTCCAGTTATGATTGATGTCACTGGACCTGTAGATGGATGCAGCCCTGGATCAGCTGATTATTCTTTATGAACCACTTGAGAGATGCCAGGTATGGCTGAAAATTGAAGCTGTTTCCAGTGCACCCCCACCATAGCTTGAGCAGAAAGGCAACCAAATTAGGCCAGGACCGATATATGCTAAGTCTTGATCTTCAATCAAGTCAATGCTGCAGTTTTCTGAGCTAATCTATCCCCTTTGGTGCTGTCTCTTTCTTTTCTGGTGCGCAGCTGCAGTGCCACCGTGTCGTTCACCAGAAAACCCAGCTGTAACGTGGCTGAGAGTGGAAGCTGGGCTGGAGTAATTGTAAGGATGTGTTTTCAGGCAAAAGTCTGGGGGAAATGGGGGTACTGATTTACGAAAATCTACTATATTTTCATGCCCAGCTCCATTATTCCTTAAATATTCTTCAGTGTATTCAAAGAATAATACCAGTTACTATCAGTGCCTGTAATGGCCAACAATTGAGGGTATTTGGTGATATAATTTAACACCTTAAGAATCACTAGACATTTTTTAGCCAAACATACCGGGTACAACATTCAGTGATCAGTAATCAATTCTGATCAGCAATCAATGTAATCAACACTATTTAAATAACATGAAGTGAAACAACAGCAAAAGTTTATGTTAAGTAGAGAAAACTTAGTAACATTTTATATCAACCACTGCATATGGTTACTGTTGAATATGGATATTTGAAAAACTGAATAAAGTTTTAGTTTAGGCTGAATGAGTTCTTTCTTGCGATGGAACAAAAAAAATGATTGTTAAAACACTAAAATGGGATACAATATGTGTATCTACAATGACTTGTAGTAAAGTTGAATGCAACCCCATGTCTACCTTTTACTCAAGATCTTCCGTACTTCTGCCATAGATCTACCAGAACATTTCAGCTGAAATCAAGCAAAATTTATAACAAGGGACAGAATTTATAATTCCCCAGATCATGCCTTTTGAATCTCCTGAAGCAACCATTCAATACCCCAGAAGGCATCTCTTGGGCTGACCCTAACTTACGCTTCCTTTTCGGTTCCTTGAGTGTTAATTTCAAAATCTTTCAGTCTGATTAGTTTAGAGATGTACAATTGTTTGCCCTGTATGCTCAGGTCACAGATGCCCAGCTCCCCTCACTACAACATTTTCAGCTCGTACTTTCAGAAACTTGCCATgcaaaaaattaaaaaatataaatGAGCAAAGGTAAGTCGAACTGATGGCAGAGAGTTGGATGTTCTGCTACAGCAAATTATGATGCACTATCTACAAATCCACCTACAGTTATTAAACAGAACACCAGGGGGCACAATTTAATCATGCTCATGTTATTTTTCTGATGCTGTTCGAAAGAATAAAAATATCTTCTTCCCCTTCACTAGCCTTTGTGCTTAATATGAACATTTATATTTCAGATACAGGATTATATACCGATAGATATTTAGTTTTGTATCTACTGATAAATTCTACATTTTTCAATTATTTTTGATCAGTTGTCATTAACCTTCTGGAAAACAAGATGGGACAACCATCTCAAACTTGAATGTTTTGTCCTTGAGATTTGTTTTCTCAGTTCCATAAGGGGTCAGGATGGCACCCATTCATTCTACAAGAACAAGATCTGCTCCCATGTTGTGGGCTGTAGCCATACTTTTTCTTGCTCTTCTAGTAAAATAGTAGACAAATAACATTTTCATATAAGAGGCATCAACATATTACTAAGAAATCACAGAATTCGAACCCATAAATTACACACACTGTTTAATTTTCACTTTTCTGCCTAATTTTATCTGCAATATATTCAATTTATATTtgtcagctttttaaaaataaaatttacaaAGGTACTATGGGATATAGCAGGCTATCCATTTGATGACAAGTCTTCCCTTAGGCATTCTGTGAAGAACATTGGGACTTCTTTTTAAATTCTAAAAGAGCCATAAAAGAAGATCATTGGTTTTTTTTCATGTTATTTACTTTTTGTTTCAAAGTAATATTAGCTCTCAGAGTTGCTTTCACTCAAGCAATGAAAGTTCAGAAGTAAGGCTGAAATGTTAAAAACAAATGGGAAGCTTTCACACTAGAAATTATCCCTTCAACATTTCTGCTGAATGCAGAGATGAAATACAATACTAAAATGCCTTGAAATGAAACAGGAACATCCTTCAAAAGCATAACTGAATATTTTGGCTTTGTATGCCTTAGAAATAGCTGTCATATCTGATTCATTTTAGACCGATCTGGCTTTCAGACGCAATTAAGGTaccgtcaaaaaaaaaaaattaacatacCGTCAAAAAAAAACTAACATTCTGATTGACTGTGctaaggattttaaaaaaaaagatccaATCAGTTATCGGCAGAGTTTAAAGCCTGCTTGCTTAAAAGCTGAATGAAGCCTTTGAGGTCAGAATGGACTGGGGTGACCAATCAGCTCCATGCCAGCCTATAATTACTTCATTATAATCATGACTTAAAAGTTGAGAGTTCAGAACTCCAAACTCAACAGTCAACTTAAGCTTTGGAAAAACAAATGGAATCAACATGGCTGTGGGTATTTTTAGAATTTGCGACACTTTTCAGATTTGAGACGTGCTACATTAATTTGGTTCCTTGAACATTCCCCACGAACTAGTGGTGTTTTTGACATTAAAATGTACATGTAAAGGCTGGCTGAAATTTTAACATAAGGCAATAAAGCTCCAAGCAGTTTCTTTCAAGAATGAGTCAGTCATCATTCATTAAtttaggggagggaggggggtggaaacaGATCACACTAGAATCTATGATCAGCGCTCAATTAGACAATTGCCATGTTATTTACAAGCATTAAACCAACTAAAACTGACAATTGAAATATTATAGTGCCAGCGAATGGGTTTAGATTTAATAATCAAGGCAATCTTGTGATAGGAGAACCATTTTGTGTCATTAGCATTGATACTCAATAACTCATTGATCTAGGATCTTGAAAGTCGTCTCGCCACATCTGCATAGGCAGATTCAATTTCACTGTCTGCCGCACATGTATTGGTGAACTCATCCCGTGCATAGGCATTCTTCAGGTATCGCCAGACTCCAGTCATTTCTGCTGGGAACTCAAAGTTCCGATACTTCATTGCTACAACCTGATAAACAAGGAAAAATATGTGTCAGCCAAAAGATTCCTCTTCTATCCTGCTTTCATGGACATTCACTGTGGCTGCAACAACTCCCCCTTCTGGCTGGTTTTCAATAGAGAAAttcacctcatcacctcactagccAAAATTCTGTAACTATCCCAGAGTGTTTTGTTAGTTGCATGAGTGAACATTGCAGAaatgtctatttttaaaaataaatactatTCCTCAATGTTTTACAATGTGCAGGACCTGTTTGGTGCATTTCCTAATTTATGGACTGTACAGTTCCAGTTTATTCCTTAATTAAGGATAGAAATGTCAGTGTTTGCTGCCTCCATTTCCCTAGTAATGGAAATTGCAGGGGTCCTAGCCCAGAGAGAGTGGAGATGTGTTGTTCTGTGATTTACTCTTTCTGAAGCTCAGATGCCCATGGTTTAAAAAATATCTAGGATCAAGCAAAGAAGATTAGAGGAGTGAAATTGGAATATGTCAGCAGCACAAAATGGGCCCATAGTAGCTAAATTTTCACTGCGCCTAAACTGCTTTCCATTATAATTCGCAGAATGATAACTTGAACTCATTCTGGAGGCTTGTATGTTCTAGTTCACCGTTCCTTTTACATGGTCTGATATTCAAAATCTTGACAATATTTTCCAAGTGAATTCTAAATACAAACTGGTAAAAAATTGCCTTCCAATATGCTCCAGTCCCGTTTTATGCTGCTGGAAAGCATCAATTCAGCCTCTAGATCTTGTGCGCTCTGATCTCTGGTAATGTGTTACAACAGTTCTAAATAAAGTAGTTTAGTGTTGTGCATTCATCAGCACTGGGCTATTTGATATAACCCCATGAACTGAACTAAACTGCTTTATTTAGGATTAAATAGGCAGCCCCTGTGTTTCGCAATAGACAGCCAAATAGGATAGCAGATAATTTTACTAGCGAAGTGGAAAATCAAATAACAATACAGGCCAGTTAAGAGCAGAAAAAGAAACTGGAAAATTTCTCCCCAACACTCAAAAACTAAGAGCAAGAGAAGATTTAAAAAAGAAGTATATTAAGGTTATCAGTTACCTTCACAATATGAAGCTTGGGCAGAAGGTTGCAATCAGCCAATGTTAGCTCATCGCCATCAATGAATTTGCGATTGGATACATTGACATCATCAACACAGTCAGCATCAATCTCTTCGGGCAATGGACTGTTCAGGTATCCATCCAGTACCTTCAGGGCTTTGATCAGACTCCTTGCCAGACCTGAAATTGACAGCAAGTTCTACTTTTAGGTTATCAGCTAATGTTACCTGACTTTTCCTTTATCTCATATGGTAACATTGAATGAGAACATATTTCGGGCATCCTTCTGGATTTGGTCAACTGGGGCCGATGCTCAGTAGAAAACAAAAGTACTCAGCCCTCAAGCAAGCTTTTATTTTTTAATGTTATGTTTTTTGATGACTCTGTGCTCAGCAAAGTGAAGAATTTCAATTGAAGGTCTTGTTTTTATTATCCAT
It contains:
- the LOC140410683 gene encoding chloride intracellular channel protein 5-like isoform X3; translated protein: MILWLKGVVFNVTTVDLKRKPADLHNLAPGTHPPFLTFNGEVKTDVNKIEEFLEEMLCPPKYPKLAAKHYESNTAGIDIFAKFSAYIKNTRINANEGLARSLIKALKVLDGYLNSPLPEEIDADCVDDVNVSNRKFIDGDELTLADCNLLPKLHIVKVVAMKYRNFEFPAEMTGVWRYLKNAYARDEFTNTCAADSEIESAYADVARRLSRS